The nucleotide sequence AAGCTGCCGGTGCTGGACCGCGTGATGGCGGTGTATGTGAGCGCGATGCGCGGCACGCCGCTGCTGGTGCAGGTGTTCATCGTCTACTACGGGCTGCCGAGCATCGGCATCGAGTTCTCGCCGCTGGTGGCGGGCGTGCTGACCTTGACGCTCAACGTCGCGGCCTACATGAGCGAGACCCTGCGCGGCTCGATCGCCGCGGTGGCGCAGGGCCAGTGGCTGGCGGGCACCTCGCTGGGCCTGAGCCGTCCCCAGACGCTGCGTTTCGTGGTCGGCCCGCAGGCGCTGCGCGCCGCCGTGCCCAGCCTGTCCAACAGCCTGATCTCGTTGATCAAGGACACCTCGCTGGTGTCGGTGATCGCGGTGACCGAGCTGATGCTGGCCACCAAGGAGGTCATCTCCACGACCTTCCAGCCGTTCCCGCTCTACATGGCGGCGGCGCTGATCTACTGGATGCTGAGCTTCGCTTTCGAGCAGGTGCAGAAATGGATGGAAAAACGGCTGGCCTACCCGCACTGATCTCCGCGCACTGATCGCCCCGCACCGCCGTAAAAGCGGCGATGCTCGCGCACCGAAGTACCTGCCCTGAGTTCCCCGCACTGATGACCACCGCCGCCGCCGTCTCCCCCTCGTTGTTGTCCGTCCATCTGCGCCTCGTCGGCATGGCCGTCCTCTGGGGCGCCTCCTGGCCCATGGGGCGGGTGCTCGCGCAGACCATGCCGCCGCTGGCCGCGGCGGCGTGCCGCTTCCTCTTCGCAGGCGCGATCCTGATGCTGTGGCTCGCGAAGACGGGCCGGCTGGCCGCCTTGCGCGACTGGGGCGCGAAGCGCTGGGCGGGCATGGTGCTGGCCGCGAGCTTCGGCGTCTTCGGCTACGCGACCTTCTTCATGAGCGGGCTGCAGCATGTGCCGGCCGGCAAGGGCGCGCTGGTGATCACGCTGAATCCGGTCATCACCTTGCTGCTGGCCGCATGGATCTTCCACGAGCGCCTGAACAAGCGGATCGGCCTGGGCATGGCGATGGCCGCCGTCGGGGCCGCGATCGTGATCACGAAGGGCGAGCCCTGGCACGTGCTCGACGGCCGGGTCGGCATCGGCGAGGTGCTGCTGCTGGGCTGCGTGGGGTGCTGGGTCGCCTACACGCTGATCGGGCGCAAGGTGATGGCCGGCGTCGATGCGCTGACGACCACCGCCGTCACGGCGGCGATCGGCGCGTTGATGCTGCTGGTGCTGACGCTGGTCGTCGACGGTACCGCTGGCGTGGCCGGCGTGATGGCCGCGCCGCGCCACGCGTGGCTGTGCATGGCCGGGATCGTCGTCGG is from Mitsuaria sp. 7 and encodes:
- a CDS encoding amino acid ABC transporter permease; the protein is MDFHSLLSLAELAWPVLLKGTGYTLLFAVMAMIFGLPLAAVITLVRVLKLPVLDRVMAVYVSAMRGTPLLVQVFIVYYGLPSIGIEFSPLVAGVLTLTLNVAAYMSETLRGSIAAVAQGQWLAGTSLGLSRPQTLRFVVGPQALRAAVPSLSNSLISLIKDTSLVSVIAVTELMLATKEVISTTFQPFPLYMAAALIYWMLSFAFEQVQKWMEKRLAYPH
- a CDS encoding DMT family transporter yields the protein MTTAAAVSPSLLSVHLRLVGMAVLWGASWPMGRVLAQTMPPLAAAACRFLFAGAILMLWLAKTGRLAALRDWGAKRWAGMVLAASFGVFGYATFFMSGLQHVPAGKGALVITLNPVITLLLAAWIFHERLNKRIGLGMAMAAVGAAIVITKGEPWHVLDGRVGIGEVLLLGCVGCWVAYTLIGRKVMAGVDALTTTAVTAAIGALMLLVLTLVVDGTAGVAGVMAAPRHAWLCMAGIVVGSTALAYAWYFDGVKALGAGAAAGYITLVPVFGVVFAALGLGEVIDASLLVGGTMAIAGTALMNLGRR